In Thauera sedimentorum, the following are encoded in one genomic region:
- a CDS encoding GNAT family N-acetyltransferase, translating to MSAAFLRTPGTVPGCVLRPLQASDLPAVLRLQARAYPPAYHEGVEVFASRLALAPGGCWFAERGGQAAGYVIAHRWAEPRPPDLHAPLATSGVGERDVVFLHDMAICPQARGSGLAQGLFRKVRAWAMREGLAEIVLVSLADARGFWQRMGFVADPVALPAAYGDGACCMRLALSAK from the coding sequence GTGAGCGCAGCTTTCCTGCGTACGCCCGGCACCGTGCCGGGCTGTGTCCTGCGCCCCTTGCAGGCTTCCGATCTGCCCGCGGTGCTGCGCCTGCAGGCTCGGGCCTATCCGCCGGCCTATCACGAGGGCGTCGAGGTCTTCGCCTCGCGCCTGGCGCTGGCGCCGGGCGGCTGCTGGTTCGCCGAGCGCGGCGGCCAGGCCGCCGGTTACGTCATCGCGCATCGCTGGGCGGAACCTCGACCGCCGGACCTGCATGCGCCGCTCGCCACCTCTGGCGTGGGTGAGCGCGACGTCGTCTTCCTGCATGACATGGCGATCTGCCCGCAGGCGCGCGGCAGCGGGTTGGCGCAGGGACTGTTCCGCAAGGTGCGGGCCTGGGCCATGCGCGAGGGCCTGGCGGAGATCGTTCTGGTGTCGCTGGCCGACGCGCGCGGCTTCTGGCAGCGGATGGGCTTCGTCGCCGATCCGGTGGCATTGCCTGCCGCCTACGGCGACGGGGCGTGCTGCATGCGCCTGGCGCTGTCAGCGAAGTAG